The following coding sequences lie in one Enterococcus sp. 9E7_DIV0242 genomic window:
- a CDS encoding cold-shock protein has protein sequence METGTVKWFNSDKGFGFITAENGNDVFVHFSAIQGDGFKTLEEGQAVTFDIEDGQRGPQATNVNKA, from the coding sequence ATGGAAACAGGTACAGTAAAATGGTTTAACTCAGACAAAGGTTTTGGATTTATCACTGCTGAAAACGGAAACGACGTATTCGTTCATTTCTCAGCTATCCAAGGCGACGGATTCAAAACTTTAGAAGAAGGTCAAGCAGTTACTTTCGACATCGAAGACGGACAACGCGGACCTCAAGCAACTAACGTAAACAAAGCTTAA